Proteins from one Silurus meridionalis isolate SWU-2019-XX chromosome 3, ASM1480568v1, whole genome shotgun sequence genomic window:
- the tmem177 gene encoding transmembrane protein 177 translates to MASHFLKFSVLVQKYRTPLFVAGCSVVFAADIFYHVFPETTYRKLYQAWSKGAPTTLSEKLEEVFVQVLKDSAVGSPGSYTAFAAYGFHPVGAGIPWLPSGAHIGIPSNFNSTPDEPSGITNRTILINGKEVDWDSETGSTLRNALVVSEDAQKFAVAREVARLKCAGPILHAAVAPTCLAGAWIYSVALKQIFGLFARSVILRAGVNALALGLGAVSYFLASDTVNQRLEFYSDRRAASLSKSYAKGGVEFYEKILLRNQTLRLLMGQKGAEMYTPSGNLFPASLMSMKHAPYTARRDRILSLLKDEKE, encoded by the coding sequence ATGGCGTCTCATTTTCTAAAGTTCTCAGTGCTGGTGCAGAAATATCGGACGCCTCTTTTCGTTGCCGGCTGCAGCGTCGTCTTCGCGGCCGACATTTTCTACCACGTCTTCCCAGAGACCACGTACCGAAAGCTCTATCAGGCCTGGAGCAAAGGAGCGCCAACAACTTTGTCGGAGAAGCTGGAGGAGGTGTTTGTGCAGGTGCTGAAAGACTCGGCGGTGGGTTCTCCTGGCAGCTACACGGCTTTCGCCGCGTACGGTTTCCATCCGGTCGGCGCAGGGATTCCGTGGCTTCCCTCGGGAGCGCATATCGGCATCCCGTCCAACTTCAACAGCACCCCGGACGAGCCGTCGGGAATCACTAACCGCACCATTCTCATCAACGGGAAAGAAGTGGATTGGGACAGTGAGACAGGAAGCACACTGAGAAACGCCCTGGTGGTGTCGGAAGATGCTCAGAAGTTCGCCGTGGCACGCGAGGTGGCTCGGTTGAAGTGTGCCGGCCCTATCTTGCATGCTGCTGTGGCTCCAACCTGCTTGGCTGGAGCCTGGATCTACAGCGTGGCTCTCAAGCAAATCTTCGGTCTTTTCGCCCGATCTGTTATCCTCAGAGCCGGGGTTAACGCGCTCGCTCTGGGTCTGGGAGCTGTATCTTACTTTTTAGCTTCTGACACTGTGAATCAGCGGCTGGAGTTTTATTCAGACCGGCGCGCTGCCAGCCTGTCCAAGAGCTACGCGAAGGGTGGGGTTGAGTTCTATGAGAAGATTCTGCTCAGGAATCAGACCCTGCGTTTGCTGATGGGGCAGAAAGGAGCGGAGATGTACACACCGAGCGGCAATCTGTTCCCCGCCAGCCTGATGAGCATGAAACATGCGCCGTACACGGCGAGGCGCGACCGAATTCTCAGTCTTCTGAAAGACGAGAAAGAataa